The following proteins are encoded in a genomic region of Novosphingobium sp. PP1Y:
- a CDS encoding alpha-ketoacid dehydrogenase subunit beta — MAVMNIREAIVSTLHSEMERDEDIIVLGEDVVGGNGTAGGPEAIGGIWGTSPGLWEKFGPERVIDTPISESAIIGAAAGAALSGKRPVAELMFADFVGVSLDQIWNQMAKFRYMFGGKTRCPAVVRLVYGAGMQTAAQHSQSVYAMLTSMPGLKVVLPTTPADAKGLLTEALRGDDPVMFFEHKTLYGVKGEVPEGDFRQRFGEARVVREGGDVTVVACGRMVSFSEKAADKLGADGIGMDLLDLRTTSPLDEDAILESVEQTGRLVVVDESPPRCSLAADIAAMVSERAFTSLKAPPAMVTAPHSPIPFARNLERAWVPSPQNIEDAVRRVLAFR, encoded by the coding sequence ATGGCAGTCATGAATATTCGCGAGGCGATCGTCAGCACGCTCCACTCTGAAATGGAGCGCGACGAGGACATCATCGTTCTGGGCGAGGACGTGGTGGGCGGCAATGGGACTGCAGGCGGTCCCGAAGCGATCGGCGGTATCTGGGGTACGAGCCCGGGGCTCTGGGAGAAATTCGGCCCCGAACGCGTGATCGATACGCCGATTTCGGAAAGCGCGATCATCGGCGCGGCGGCAGGCGCAGCGCTTTCGGGCAAGCGGCCGGTTGCCGAACTGATGTTCGCTGACTTTGTCGGCGTCAGCCTCGACCAGATCTGGAACCAGATGGCCAAGTTCCGCTACATGTTCGGGGGCAAGACCAGGTGCCCGGCGGTCGTACGGCTGGTCTATGGCGCCGGCATGCAGACGGCGGCGCAGCACAGCCAGTCGGTCTACGCGATGTTGACCTCGATGCCGGGCCTAAAGGTCGTCCTGCCGACCACGCCGGCCGATGCCAAGGGCCTGCTGACCGAAGCGTTGCGCGGTGACGATCCGGTCATGTTTTTCGAGCACAAGACGCTTTACGGCGTGAAGGGCGAAGTGCCCGAAGGTGACTTTCGCCAGCGCTTCGGCGAGGCGCGCGTCGTGCGCGAGGGCGGTGACGTGACCGTGGTTGCCTGCGGGCGCATGGTGAGCTTCTCGGAAAAGGCGGCCGACAAGCTGGGCGCCGACGGGATCGGCATGGACCTGCTCGATTTGCGCACGACCAGCCCGCTGGACGAGGACGCGATCCTGGAATCGGTGGAACAGACCGGGCGTCTGGTCGTGGTCGACGAGAGCCCACCGCGCTGCAGTCTGGCCGCCGATATTGCCGCGATGGTGTCCGAACGGGCCTTCACCAGCCTCAAGGCGCCGCCGGCGATGGTCACCGCACCGCACAGCCCGATCCCGTTCGCGCGCAACCTCGAGCGTGCCTGGGTGCCTTCGCCGCAGAACATCGAGGATGCCGTGCGCCGCGTCCTCGCATTCCGCTAG
- a CDS encoding dihydrolipoamide acetyltransferase family protein: MAKLTPFTMPKWGIEMAEGTIAEWMVAENEPFTRGTVLTLIETDKITNEVEAEREGRFVRILAEPGQTYPVGALLAVLSDGGEATATEIDALIAGFTPSESGFGPDDEGVAAPAPAPGREEAAPARGIIVPEGIAITARAREEAERLGVDVTAISGSGREGKIFAQDVHQAARPEAQPELVGVLPPTPHADVYATPVARRIAANEGVDLASLAGSGPRGRVRKADVLAAMPKPAPPLAEPAQQAEPQPQSRPSAVSSAGDRFDVAPMSSMRRTIARRLSESKQQIPHFYVRRRVRADRLLALRAGLEGERPSVNDYLIRACALALLEVPAVNIQVHGNDIHRYAAADISVAVATEKGLVTPIMFNADDMSVAQISAAMKGLAQKARSGKLKPEEFTGGSFSLSNLGGFGVEQFDAIINPPQGAILAVGTARPEPIDDGGAIRIVPVLNLSVSCDHRAIDGADGGRFMAALADLIEQPHLL; encoded by the coding sequence ATGGCAAAACTAACGCCTTTCACCATGCCCAAGTGGGGCATCGAGATGGCAGAAGGTACGATTGCCGAATGGATGGTGGCCGAGAACGAGCCATTCACCCGCGGCACGGTCCTCACGCTCATCGAGACCGACAAGATCACCAACGAGGTCGAAGCCGAGCGCGAGGGGCGCTTCGTGCGGATCCTGGCCGAGCCGGGCCAGACGTATCCGGTCGGCGCGTTGCTCGCCGTTCTTTCCGATGGCGGCGAGGCGACGGCGACGGAAATCGACGCGCTGATCGCAGGCTTCACTCCTTCGGAGTCCGGCTTCGGACCGGATGACGAGGGTGTCGCAGCGCCAGCTCCGGCGCCGGGGCGCGAGGAAGCCGCGCCTGCCCGAGGCATCATCGTGCCGGAGGGAATTGCCATCACCGCCAGGGCGCGCGAGGAAGCCGAGCGGCTGGGCGTCGATGTGACCGCCATTTCCGGCTCGGGCCGGGAAGGGAAGATCTTCGCGCAGGACGTCCATCAGGCCGCAAGGCCCGAAGCGCAGCCTGAGCTTGTCGGCGTTTTGCCACCGACGCCCCACGCCGATGTCTACGCAACGCCGGTCGCCCGGCGGATCGCCGCGAATGAAGGTGTCGATCTTGCTTCCCTTGCAGGATCGGGGCCGCGCGGGCGGGTCCGCAAGGCAGACGTGCTGGCCGCCATGCCCAAGCCCGCACCACCATTAGCGGAACCTGCACAGCAGGCTGAGCCCCAGCCGCAATCGCGGCCGTCTGCCGTTTCGTCTGCCGGTGACCGGTTCGACGTCGCGCCGATGTCGTCGATGCGGCGGACCATCGCGCGGCGTCTGAGCGAATCCAAGCAGCAGATCCCGCATTTCTACGTGCGCCGCCGGGTCCGTGCAGACCGGTTGCTTGCCCTTCGCGCCGGGCTCGAAGGCGAAAGGCCGAGTGTCAACGACTACCTGATCAGGGCCTGTGCGCTGGCGCTGCTGGAAGTGCCGGCGGTCAATATCCAGGTCCATGGCAACGACATCCATCGCTATGCTGCCGCCGACATTTCGGTTGCCGTGGCGACCGAGAAGGGCCTTGTCACGCCCATCATGTTCAATGCCGATGACATGTCGGTCGCACAGATCAGCGCGGCGATGAAGGGGCTTGCCCAGAAGGCACGCAGCGGCAAGTTGAAGCCGGAGGAATTTACCGGAGGCAGCTTTTCGCTATCGAATCTGGGCGGTTTTGGCGTCGAGCAGTTCGATGCCATCATCAACCCGCCGCAAGGTGCGATCCTTGCGGTCGGCACGGCGCGTCCCGAACCGATCGACGATGGCGGTGCCATCCGTATCGTGCCAGTCCTCAACCTATCGGTCTCGTGCGATCACCGCGCCATCGACGGCGCCGACGGCGGCCGTTTCATGGCTGCGCTGGCAGACCTGATCGAACAGCCTCACCTGCTCTGA
- a CDS encoding acyl-CoA dehydrogenase family protein translates to MNFTLTDDQLQLQEVAREFARAELPAIAAQLERENRPPSRELVKRYAELGFLGINVSSDLGGLGLGNIEALIVLEEFGKISSAVGFPIFESSVGPVRAIEHFGSDALRKRVVPAVCSGDMVVAVSMSEPDAGSALTDLKTKGVVREDKVVINGTKRWCSGGGHADAYVVYCRLSDDPGAKGIGAVLVEKGTPGLSFGPNEQLMGFRGIPSSDLNFDDCEIPLDNVIVPAGGFKKLMEAFDLERCGNATMSLAQASGALEDVCEYVQERKQFGKPIAEFQAVQLKLAEMQMKVEAARLLIWRAASQAEDGLPSVLHSSTGKCFANTIAREVTGDAMQLMGAYGYSKDFPMERRLRDSWGWGIAGGAIDIQKVNIAGAMLGRRFDQRR, encoded by the coding sequence ATGAACTTCACGCTGACAGACGACCAGTTGCAGTTGCAGGAAGTCGCGCGCGAATTCGCCCGCGCGGAACTGCCGGCCATCGCCGCCCAACTCGAACGGGAAAACCGACCGCCCAGCCGCGAGCTGGTCAAGCGTTATGCCGAGCTGGGTTTTCTGGGCATCAACGTGTCCAGCGACCTGGGCGGACTTGGCCTCGGCAATATCGAGGCGCTGATCGTACTGGAGGAATTCGGCAAGATTTCTTCGGCGGTCGGCTTCCCGATCTTCGAATCCTCGGTAGGGCCCGTCCGCGCCATCGAGCATTTCGGTTCGGATGCGCTGCGCAAGCGCGTCGTCCCCGCCGTGTGCAGCGGCGACATGGTCGTCGCTGTCTCGATGTCCGAGCCCGACGCCGGAAGCGCGCTTACGGATCTGAAGACCAAGGGTGTCGTCCGGGAAGACAAGGTCGTGATCAACGGAACCAAACGCTGGTGCTCGGGTGGTGGCCACGCCGATGCCTATGTCGTCTACTGCCGCCTGTCAGACGATCCGGGCGCCAAGGGCATCGGTGCGGTGCTTGTCGAGAAGGGCACGCCGGGACTGTCCTTCGGTCCCAACGAGCAGCTCATGGGCTTTCGCGGTATCCCCTCGTCGGACCTGAACTTTGACGATTGCGAGATCCCTCTGGACAACGTCATCGTGCCTGCCGGCGGTTTCAAGAAGCTGATGGAGGCTTTCGATCTCGAACGCTGCGGCAATGCGACAATGTCGCTGGCCCAGGCCTCGGGTGCGCTGGAGGACGTGTGCGAATACGTCCAGGAGCGCAAGCAGTTCGGCAAGCCGATCGCCGAGTTCCAGGCCGTGCAGCTCAAGCTGGCCGAAATGCAGATGAAGGTCGAGGCCGCCCGCCTGCTGATCTGGCGTGCCGCTTCGCAGGCCGAAGACGGTCTGCCCTCGGTGCTGCACAGCTCCACCGGCAAGTGCTTTGCGAATACCATTGCCCGCGAGGTGACAGGCGATGCCATGCAGCTGATGGGCGCATACGGATATTCCAAGGATTTCCCGATGGAGCGCCGCCTGCGCGATTCCTGGGGTTGGGGTATCGCCGGCGGCGCCATCGACATTCAGAAGGTCAATATTGCCGGGGCCATGCTCGGCCGCCGTTTCGATCAGCGGCGTTGA
- a CDS encoding MaoC/PaaZ C-terminal domain-containing protein translates to MSADKFRPREPYRTFEDLSLGERRKSRSRTVTQEEILEFARSFDPQWFHTDPESAKHSVFGQVVASGIHVLALWRQLDHEINWDIDFVCGVGWDELRLKRAIRAGDTIHVTSEIVSLEPSRSRADRGTARTRYAVVLEDGTEAVTFTSINLVYTRDGRQRMVGTAQ, encoded by the coding sequence GTGAGTGCCGATAAATTCAGGCCGCGCGAACCCTATCGCACCTTCGAAGACCTTTCCCTCGGTGAAAGGCGCAAGTCGCGCTCGCGCACGGTAACGCAGGAGGAAATCCTCGAATTCGCCCGGTCCTTCGATCCGCAATGGTTCCACACCGACCCTGAAAGCGCGAAGCACTCGGTCTTCGGACAAGTGGTGGCCAGCGGCATTCATGTCCTCGCCCTGTGGCGCCAGCTCGATCACGAGATCAACTGGGACATCGATTTCGTGTGCGGCGTGGGCTGGGACGAATTGCGCCTCAAGCGCGCCATCCGTGCCGGCGACACGATCCACGTGACCAGCGAGATCGTCTCGCTCGAACCTTCCAGGTCACGCGCCGACCGCGGGACCGCCAGGACGCGCTATGCCGTGGTGCTGGAGGACGGGACCGAGGCCGTGACCTTCACCAGTATCAATCTGGTCTATACCCGCGATGGCCGTCAGCGGATGGTGGGCACCGCGCAGTAG
- a CDS encoding acyl-CoA thioesterase II, translating into MRDLLGFDDPAGTQGSACRPASPNEAQPKGPPEVSAANCFPDDPEIERELAYAFERTGEDRFRVAPVPSGLLRLFGGMVVSQCLAAARLTVETGKEAHSLHGYFYKPGQVDLANDFAVTREMDGRSFSSRLVRMTQNGEPLMNLMVSFKAPEPSASHAVTMPGVPPPEALPRISDLVEDFGPALPERHRPFWQRRQQVEWRPVEPFPFDNREVLPATRHFWFRINGQIGDELHVHQRLLAYASDLHIFHTGLGPMALGWANDYLQTASLDHAIWFHQPFRIDEWLLYALDSPAASNALALGRGNVFKRDGTLVATVSQQGLARILDGKREGKL; encoded by the coding sequence ATGCGCGACCTGCTAGGCTTCGACGATCCGGCCGGCACGCAAGGCTCCGCCTGCCGCCCTGCCTCGCCGAATGAAGCGCAACCGAAAGGGCCGCCTGAAGTGTCTGCCGCCAATTGCTTCCCGGACGATCCCGAAATCGAACGTGAACTGGCCTATGCGTTCGAGAGAACCGGTGAGGACCGGTTTCGCGTTGCTCCGGTGCCGAGCGGCCTGCTGCGGCTCTTTGGGGGGATGGTGGTTTCCCAGTGCCTTGCCGCGGCGCGGCTGACTGTAGAGACAGGCAAGGAGGCGCACAGCCTGCATGGCTATTTCTACAAGCCGGGCCAGGTCGACCTCGCCAATGACTTCGCCGTGACGCGGGAAATGGACGGGCGCAGCTTTTCCAGCCGGCTCGTGCGAATGACACAGAATGGCGAACCGCTCATGAATCTCATGGTTTCGTTCAAGGCACCCGAACCGTCCGCTTCGCACGCCGTGACGATGCCCGGCGTGCCACCACCCGAGGCCCTGCCCCGTATCAGCGATCTGGTCGAGGATTTCGGCCCTGCCCTGCCCGAACGCCACCGCCCCTTCTGGCAACGCCGCCAGCAGGTCGAATGGCGCCCGGTCGAGCCCTTCCCTTTCGACAACCGGGAAGTCCTGCCGGCAACGCGCCATTTCTGGTTCCGCATAAACGGACAAATCGGCGATGAACTCCATGTCCACCAGCGCCTGCTTGCCTATGCTTCGGACCTGCACATCTTCCATACCGGACTTGGCCCGATGGCACTGGGCTGGGCCAACGATTACCTGCAGACCGCCAGCCTCGATCATGCGATCTGGTTCCACCAGCCGTTCCGTATCGACGAATGGCTGCTCTATGCGCTCGACAGTCCAGCTGCGAGCAATGCCCTTGCGCTGGGTCGCGGCAATGTGTTCAAGCGCGACGGCACGCTCGTCGCCACCGTCAGCCAGCAGGGCCTGGCACGCATTCTCGACGGAAAAAGGGAGGGCAAGCTGTGA
- a CDS encoding VOC family protein: MIRGVHHLAISTPDLERFIDHYRRWFGFERVGEGGWERGNARIDTMVGLENSAARYAMIRLGNLHIEVFEYASNDPREVYPRMCDHGITHLCLYCDDVFAEYERLKGMGMTFNCPPGGSGMTRATYGRDCDGNVVELLQIVDPDCTFAFEKQCATC; this comes from the coding sequence ATGATCCGCGGCGTCCATCACCTCGCGATCTCGACACCGGATCTCGAGCGCTTCATCGACCACTATCGCCGCTGGTTCGGGTTCGAACGGGTCGGCGAAGGCGGCTGGGAACGGGGCAATGCGCGCATCGACACGATGGTCGGGCTGGAGAACAGTGCAGCGCGCTATGCCATGATCCGGCTGGGGAACCTGCATATCGAAGTGTTCGAATACGCCAGCAACGATCCCCGCGAGGTATACCCGCGCATGTGCGATCACGGCATTACGCACCTATGCCTCTACTGCGACGACGTCTTTGCCGAATACGAACGTCTGAAGGGCATGGGCATGACATTCAACTGCCCACCAGGAGGGTCCGGCATGACCCGGGCAACTTATGGAAGGGACTGCGACGGCAATGTCGTGGAGCTCCTGCAGATCGTCGATCCCGACTGCACCTTCGCCTTCGAAAAGCAATGCGCGACCTGCTAG
- a CDS encoding SDR family oxidoreductase, with the protein MADLAGKVAVVIGAANRDNMAQVIARRLAHDGARVVVAGRKAEELDRLAAEIGGHAVADCDLTSEEDLARLAQEAVDTFGGIDIAVNATGWGLLKPFLDTTKAEIERMAALQFTGAVLFYQAMLRAMREGGSLIQISSATASIMLEDHAAYMGTKAGADHVIRCVANEFGHRGIRANSVAPGFTVTPMTGKAAQNPGIIESFTKEYPLGRVGTSEDIAEAVAWLASDACFMTGQVLQVNGGLTLRRNPTNAEIVSAVKAARASA; encoded by the coding sequence ATGGCAGATCTGGCAGGCAAGGTTGCCGTGGTGATCGGCGCAGCGAACCGCGACAACATGGCGCAGGTCATCGCCCGGCGGCTTGCCCACGATGGCGCGCGAGTCGTCGTCGCGGGCAGGAAGGCCGAGGAGCTCGATCGGCTCGCGGCTGAAATCGGCGGCCATGCAGTTGCCGATTGCGATCTCACCAGCGAAGAAGACCTTGCCCGACTGGCGCAGGAGGCGGTCGACACATTCGGCGGCATCGACATCGCCGTCAACGCCACCGGCTGGGGGCTTCTCAAACCCTTCCTCGATACGACCAAGGCCGAGATCGAACGCATGGCAGCGCTGCAGTTCACCGGCGCGGTCCTGTTCTACCAGGCGATGCTGCGCGCCATGCGCGAGGGCGGCTCCCTGATCCAGATCTCCTCGGCCACGGCCTCGATCATGCTGGAAGATCATGCTGCATACATGGGCACCAAGGCCGGGGCGGATCACGTGATCCGCTGCGTCGCCAACGAGTTCGGCCATCGCGGCATTCGCGCCAATTCGGTGGCCCCCGGCTTCACCGTCACGCCGATGACCGGCAAGGCCGCGCAGAATCCGGGGATCATCGAGAGTTTCACCAAGGAATATCCGCTGGGCCGGGTCGGCACGAGCGAGGACATCGCCGAAGCCGTCGCCTGGCTCGCCAGCGATGCCTGCTTCATGACCGGACAGGTGCTGCAGGTAAACGGCGGCCTCACCCTGCGCCGCAATCCTACCAATGCCGAAATCGTCAGTGCGGTGAAGGCAGCGCGGGCCTCGGCATGA
- a CDS encoding aromatic ring-hydroxylating dioxygenase subunit alpha, with protein MLDSVTDQRPENDHARMEYERDRKAPPEGFPKLPDIPGSRYTDAEFLQLEKEMMWDRAWLYAGHVDQLPNPGSWFLSRNSGAPIIVARNLAGEIKAFYNTCQHRGAPLVTEESGEGRGFVCGYHGWSYTLDGKLTAVRDKRDFVDLDFSCRSLVPVRCELLGSLIFINKDPDAQPLIEHIGPMAAQLEQYQLDKLRLVDSRSYEVDCNVKVLLDAFLEVYHLKSIHIDTVDRFLDHRAMIVSLWPNGHSRMATPNRRPDWVDPGTVGMPEIPTIGEFPAKNNVSYQIYPNFVMPPAPTGIPILQFWPLGPKRSRVVSSWLAPDHDPENPHPLWTTRLNNWERILYEDLQYAPQIQESLESPGFRGMPLNYQERRIYHWHEELDRRIGLNRVPEHARVEQVLEPWVQKD; from the coding sequence ATGCTCGATTCGGTGACAGATCAAAGGCCCGAGAACGACCATGCGCGCATGGAGTACGAACGGGACCGCAAGGCACCGCCCGAAGGTTTTCCCAAGCTACCCGACATTCCCGGCAGCCGCTACACCGATGCCGAGTTCCTGCAGCTCGAAAAGGAGATGATGTGGGACCGGGCATGGCTATACGCCGGCCATGTCGATCAGTTGCCCAATCCCGGCTCCTGGTTCCTCTCCCGCAATTCCGGCGCGCCGATCATCGTGGCGCGCAATCTCGCCGGGGAAATCAAGGCCTTCTACAATACCTGCCAGCATCGCGGCGCCCCCTTGGTGACCGAGGAATCGGGTGAAGGCCGCGGCTTCGTTTGCGGCTACCACGGCTGGAGCTACACTCTCGACGGCAAGCTGACGGCGGTTCGCGACAAGCGCGACTTCGTCGATCTCGACTTCTCCTGCCGATCGCTCGTACCGGTACGCTGCGAACTGCTGGGATCGCTGATCTTCATCAACAAGGATCCGGATGCCCAGCCGCTGATCGAGCATATCGGTCCGATGGCAGCGCAGCTCGAACAGTACCAGCTCGATAAGCTGCGCCTCGTCGACAGCCGCAGCTACGAGGTGGACTGCAACGTCAAGGTCCTGCTCGATGCCTTCCTCGAAGTTTATCACCTCAAGTCGATCCACATCGACACCGTCGATCGATTCCTTGACCACCGCGCGATGATCGTGAGCCTCTGGCCCAACGGCCACAGCCGCATGGCCACGCCCAACCGCCGGCCAGACTGGGTCGATCCCGGTACAGTAGGCATGCCGGAAATTCCGACAATCGGCGAGTTCCCCGCCAAGAACAACGTCAGCTACCAGATCTATCCCAACTTCGTGATGCCTCCGGCACCGACCGGCATCCCGATCCTGCAGTTCTGGCCGCTGGGACCGAAGCGCTCTCGCGTCGTCTCGAGCTGGCTGGCCCCGGATCACGATCCGGAGAACCCCCACCCGCTCTGGACCACGCGCCTCAACAACTGGGAACGGATCCTCTATGAGGACTTGCAGTACGCGCCGCAGATCCAGGAATCGTTGGAAAGCCCCGGCTTCAGGGGCATGCCGCTCAATTACCAGGAACGGCGCATCTACCATTGGCACGAGGAACTTGACCGGCGCATCGGCCTCAACCGGGTCCCCGAACATGCCCGCGTCGAACAGGTGCTGGAGCCCTGGGTCCAGAAGGACTGA
- a CDS encoding OsmC family protein: protein MTSATEMTKPEIVNGINVDELKALVGGVAADPESGATSWRVSTQWQGQTHSRSKIDGFGLAGEHIARPFTIDIDEPCELGGSNRFANPQEHLLAALNACMTVGYVAQCAIRGIELESLEIETTGDIDLRGFLGLDPAVAPGYEALSYTVRIKGNATPAQFEEVHAAVMATSPNFHNISKPIGLDPKLVVG, encoded by the coding sequence ATGACCAGCGCAACCGAAATGACGAAGCCGGAAATCGTGAACGGCATCAATGTGGACGAACTCAAGGCTCTCGTGGGCGGCGTGGCCGCAGACCCTGAAAGTGGGGCAACCAGCTGGCGCGTATCGACGCAGTGGCAGGGGCAGACCCACTCTCGAAGCAAGATCGACGGCTTTGGCCTTGCCGGCGAGCACATCGCCCGCCCCTTCACCATCGACATCGATGAACCGTGCGAGCTTGGCGGCTCAAACCGGTTTGCCAATCCACAGGAACACCTGCTTGCGGCCCTCAATGCCTGCATGACGGTGGGCTACGTCGCGCAATGCGCCATTCGCGGCATTGAGCTCGAAAGTCTTGAGATCGAAACCACCGGCGACATCGACCTGCGCGGTTTCCTCGGCCTCGATCCGGCAGTGGCCCCCGGTTACGAGGCCCTGTCCTACACGGTTCGGATCAAGGGCAACGCCACCCCTGCGCAGTTCGAAGAAGTCCACGCTGCGGTAATGGCGACCTCGCCCAACTTCCATAACATTTCAAAGCCGATCGGCCTCGATCCGAAGCTGGTCGTTGGTTGA
- a CDS encoding AraC family transcriptional regulator, which produces MIDTPALLQESAMDPLSDVLRVARLKGGVFLHANFTAPWCIASQMTPQLCLPFMQPAEHLIPYHYVVDGECFVRTEREPSKVHRLQAGEVVVVPHNDVHLLASEFSCTPILASDLIKPPGDSGLFSISHGGGGRPVKIVCGFLGCDGARTNPVLSTLPSLLVLNIDEAGGAEWIRSTFQFAANEVAGGRPGSEAVLAKLSELLFVDTIRRYAETLPEGQTGWLAGLRDAFVARALSLFHGDVARAWTIDDLAHEVGLSRSALADRFVRSLGQPPIQYLYHWRMQIAAQELRNSSASLAQIALSVGYDSEAAFSRAFKKAYGSAPASWRRTALTREAA; this is translated from the coding sequence ATGATCGATACGCCGGCCCTTCTTCAGGAGAGTGCGATGGATCCGCTTTCCGACGTTTTGCGTGTGGCGCGGCTGAAAGGCGGAGTGTTTCTGCACGCCAATTTCACCGCGCCTTGGTGCATCGCGTCACAGATGACGCCGCAACTGTGCCTGCCGTTCATGCAACCGGCCGAGCATCTGATTCCCTACCATTATGTCGTCGATGGCGAGTGTTTCGTGCGGACTGAACGCGAGCCATCAAAAGTGCACCGGTTGCAGGCCGGCGAAGTCGTCGTGGTGCCGCACAATGACGTGCACCTTCTCGCAAGCGAGTTCTCTTGTACGCCAATTCTCGCCAGCGACCTGATCAAGCCGCCGGGAGACTCAGGCCTGTTCTCCATAAGTCATGGCGGTGGCGGCCGGCCTGTAAAAATCGTCTGCGGGTTTCTGGGGTGCGATGGCGCCCGGACCAATCCGGTCCTCTCCACTCTGCCGTCATTGCTGGTCCTCAACATAGACGAGGCCGGAGGAGCGGAGTGGATTCGATCCACTTTCCAGTTCGCAGCCAATGAGGTGGCTGGCGGCCGGCCGGGGTCGGAAGCCGTCCTCGCCAAGCTGTCAGAGCTTCTGTTCGTGGATACGATTCGACGCTATGCGGAAACTCTTCCCGAAGGTCAGACCGGCTGGCTCGCCGGCTTGCGCGATGCCTTCGTCGCGCGTGCACTCTCTTTGTTTCACGGCGATGTGGCGCGGGCATGGACGATCGACGACCTAGCCCATGAAGTCGGCCTCTCCCGCTCGGCACTGGCAGACAGGTTCGTGCGGTCGCTGGGCCAGCCGCCCATCCAGTATCTCTACCATTGGCGCATGCAGATTGCGGCACAGGAGCTGCGCAATTCTTCCGCGTCCCTGGCGCAGATCGCCTTGTCGGTCGGTTACGATTCCGAGGCCGCATTCTCGCGCGCCTTCAAGAAGGCCTACGGCTCAGCACCGGCGAGCTGGCGTCGAACCGCGCTAACCCGGGAAGCGGCTTGA
- a CDS encoding DUF4336 domain-containing protein encodes MKERLRSRARSIAPRRIISCIIEADQLGAVESMLEEFGPSLYCVDGPDVSFFGFPYPTRMAAVRLSNGKIWIWSPIALTDGLASAVEAIGPVSYIVSPNKLHHLFLQQWAERWPDARLFAPPGLARKRPEMRFDDELADLPPPCWAADIDQVIFRGSFAMEEVVFFHRPSSTAIVCDLIQRFQPPYLRGFKGLLMKLDGLAGEHGSTPREWRASFLRRKPARAARRKLLGWQPQQLLIAHGKCEKANAAKVLEDALSWI; translated from the coding sequence ATGAAGGAACGGCTACGTTCGCGCGCAAGATCGATTGCGCCGCGCCGTATCATTTCATGTATCATCGAAGCGGATCAATTGGGAGCTGTTGAATCCATGCTCGAAGAATTTGGGCCGTCCCTCTATTGCGTCGACGGACCGGACGTATCGTTCTTTGGCTTCCCCTATCCGACACGCATGGCTGCCGTGCGGCTTTCGAACGGCAAGATCTGGATCTGGTCGCCCATCGCGCTGACGGATGGACTGGCCAGCGCCGTCGAAGCGATCGGGCCGGTGAGCTACATTGTTTCACCCAACAAGCTTCATCACTTGTTCCTTCAGCAATGGGCCGAACGATGGCCGGATGCCCGGCTCTTTGCGCCGCCCGGTCTGGCGCGCAAGAGGCCCGAGATGCGCTTCGATGATGAATTGGCCGATCTCCCACCCCCGTGCTGGGCGGCGGACATCGATCAGGTGATCTTTCGTGGCTCATTCGCGATGGAAGAAGTTGTCTTCTTTCATCGGCCATCGAGCACCGCGATAGTCTGCGATCTGATCCAGCGGTTCCAGCCCCCATACCTGCGAGGCTTCAAGGGCCTGCTGATGAAACTCGACGGTTTGGCCGGCGAACATGGGAGCACGCCGCGCGAATGGCGGGCGAGCTTTCTGCGGCGAAAGCCGGCCCGCGCCGCGCGTCGCAAGCTCCTCGGTTGGCAGCCGCAACAATTACTGATTGCGCATGGGAAATGCGAGAAAGCCAACGCCGCAAAAGTCCTCGAAGATGCATTGAGCTGGATCTAG